In Qingshengfaniella alkalisoli, a single genomic region encodes these proteins:
- the phnE gene encoding phosphonate ABC transporter, permease protein PhnE, which produces MSRPDTWRRPPFIANPVLRWTVYLGLSAYIIWTVATLPINWERVTEGVVRAQRIFNGAFPPSFERSGLLIDGFLESLKIAILATFGGVLLSIPIAFMAARNIAPLPIYYFGRAIIIIARSFHPVIVAIIFVKAVGFGPLAGVLTLIVYSIGFVAKMLAERIEEIDFGQVEALRAAGAPFLSTLVYAIFPQILPRQVGLTIYQLDSNLRASAVVGIVGAGGIGSTLANAFGRYDYDFALAITMVIVGAILISEAVSGQIRKRI; this is translated from the coding sequence ATGAGCCGCCCCGACACATGGCGCAGGCCCCCCTTCATCGCCAACCCTGTGCTGCGGTGGACGGTCTATCTTGGTCTCTCCGCCTACATCATCTGGACAGTGGCAACCCTGCCGATCAATTGGGAGCGCGTCACCGAGGGCGTTGTCCGCGCTCAACGCATCTTCAACGGGGCCTTCCCGCCCAGTTTCGAACGCAGCGGCCTGTTGATTGACGGGTTTCTGGAAAGCCTGAAAATCGCCATCCTCGCGACTTTTGGGGGTGTACTTCTGTCGATCCCCATCGCTTTCATGGCCGCAAGGAACATCGCACCTTTGCCAATCTATTACTTCGGTCGTGCGATCATCATCATTGCCCGCAGCTTCCATCCTGTGATCGTCGCGATCATCTTCGTGAAAGCGGTCGGGTTCGGCCCCCTCGCCGGTGTGCTGACACTGATCGTTTATTCCATCGGCTTTGTCGCCAAGATGCTGGCCGAGCGGATCGAGGAGATCGATTTCGGCCAGGTCGAAGCGCTGCGCGCTGCGGGCGCACCGTTCCTGTCCACGCTGGTTTATGCGATCTTCCCGCAGATCCTGCCCCGACAGGTCGGGCTGACGATTTATCAACTGGACAGCAATCTGCGTGCCTCGGCAGTCGTGGGTATTGTCGGTGCAGGCGGCATCGGCTCGACGCTGGCGAACGCCTTCGGGCGCTACGATTATGACTTCGCGTTGGCCATCACCATGGTCATTGTCGGCGCAATCCTCATCAGCGAGGCCGTCAGCGGCCAGATCAGGAAACGGATATGA
- the phnC gene encoding phosphonate ABC transporter ATP-binding protein: MLQITDLVKRYGSGDPVLKNLDLTVEGESVVSIIGSSGAGKSTLLRCINKLVEPTSGSIELNGLELTGLHGSRLREARRRIGMVFQGFNLVDRLTVMENVQSGRLGYISTWAAVTRRYPKEDIRRAYELMERVGIAHYANKRADELSGGERQRVGVVRALMQKPEILLADEPTASLDPKTSEQIMALLRDLARELSLPVLINIHNVNEAKQYTDRIVGMRYGRIIFDGLPGELDEDAMEKIYSGSPAADRATAEPARQAS; the protein is encoded by the coding sequence ATGCTTCAGATCACAGATCTGGTGAAACGCTATGGAAGTGGCGATCCGGTCCTGAAAAACCTTGATCTCACGGTCGAAGGCGAAAGCGTTGTCTCGATTATCGGCTCATCCGGCGCCGGCAAGAGCACGCTGCTGCGCTGCATCAACAAGCTGGTCGAGCCAACCTCGGGGTCAATCGAACTGAACGGTCTGGAATTGACCGGTCTGCACGGCAGCCGCCTGCGCGAAGCACGGCGTCGCATCGGCATGGTATTCCAGGGCTTCAACCTTGTGGACCGGCTAACGGTGATGGAGAATGTCCAATCGGGTCGGTTGGGATATATCTCCACATGGGCGGCGGTGACCCGCAGATATCCCAAGGAGGACATTCGCCGCGCATACGAACTTATGGAACGCGTCGGCATCGCGCATTACGCGAACAAGCGTGCCGATGAATTGTCCGGCGGCGAACGCCAGCGCGTCGGTGTCGTTCGTGCGTTGATGCAGAAGCCGGAAATCCTGTTGGCCGACGAACCCACCGCGTCGCTTGATCCCAAAACCTCTGAACAGATCATGGCGCTCCTGCGCGATCTGGCGCGTGAACTGTCACTGCCGGTTCTGATCAACATTCACAACGTCAACGAAGCCAAGCAATACACCGACCGCATCGTCGGAATGCGCTATGGCCGGATCATCTTCGATGGCTTGCCGGGCGAACTGGACGAAGATGCGATGGAGAAGATCTATTCCGGCAGTCCGGCAGCCGATCGCGCCACCGCCGAACCCGCCAGGCAGGCGTCATGA
- the phnD gene encoding phosphate/phosphite/phosphonate ABC transporter substrate-binding protein produces MAGTALAQDCAERGQLDAMYCDADGDLVADAPSDESELDDPGTLVFAYTPVEDPAIYEDIWNPFIEHLEEVTGKDVQFFAVQSNSAEVEAMRSGRLHIAGFSTGPTPFAVNLAGAVPFALMGSDDGRFGYTLQVYTQADSDIQEMPDLAGKRIAHTSPTSNSGNLAPRALFPALGVTPDEDYEVTYSGSHDQSMLGVVAGDYDAAPVASEVVDRMAERGLYDPEEVRIIWESDPFPTTSYAYAHNLTPELKEKIEEAFFSFDFTGTALGEEFTGVSKFIPITYQDQWAVIREIQKANGVEYTPEGLAAE; encoded by the coding sequence ATGGCCGGCACCGCGCTGGCGCAGGACTGCGCTGAGCGTGGACAACTGGATGCGATGTATTGTGACGCTGACGGCGACTTGGTGGCGGACGCCCCCAGCGACGAAAGCGAACTGGATGATCCCGGCACGCTGGTCTTTGCGTATACGCCGGTCGAGGATCCCGCGATCTACGAAGACATATGGAACCCCTTCATTGAGCATCTCGAAGAGGTCACCGGTAAAGACGTGCAGTTTTTCGCCGTTCAGTCGAATTCTGCCGAAGTCGAGGCAATGCGGTCAGGCCGCCTGCATATCGCCGGTTTCTCGACAGGTCCGACACCTTTCGCGGTGAACCTTGCGGGCGCGGTGCCATTCGCCTTGATGGGGTCTGACGACGGTCGCTTCGGCTACACGCTGCAAGTTTATACGCAAGCCGACAGTGATATTCAGGAGATGCCCGATCTGGCAGGCAAGCGCATCGCGCACACGTCGCCCACGTCGAATTCGGGCAACCTTGCCCCGCGCGCCCTGTTCCCTGCGCTCGGTGTGACGCCGGATGAGGACTACGAGGTCACCTATTCCGGCTCGCACGATCAATCGATGCTGGGTGTTGTTGCCGGCGACTACGACGCGGCACCGGTGGCATCCGAGGTCGTCGATCGCATGGCCGAACGCGGTCTGTATGATCCCGAAGAAGTGCGTATCATCTGGGAAAGCGATCCTTTCCCGACAACGTCATACGCCTACGCCCACAACCTCACTCCCGAGTTGAAAGAAAAGATTGAGGAAGCCTTCTTCAGCTTCGATTTCACCGGAACAGCGCTTGGCGAAGAATTCACCGGTGTCAGCAAATTCATCCCCATCACATATCAGGACCAATGGGCGGTGATCCGCGAAATCCAGAAAGCCAACGGCGTTGAATACACGCCCGAAGGTTTGGCTGCCGAGTAA
- a CDS encoding DeoR/GlpR family DNA-binding transcription regulator, with translation MRKADRQDRILDELRWKPHVRANELAARFGVSTETIRRDLKSLSEAGMLERAYGGASPLAPGGWPTLDQRKLERVDEREQVAALAETIVSDGDTLMVDAGSSTLAFARQIASSGKRLRILTNSLQVAAVAGQSPKIDVKICPGDFLASEAAAIGPETVDFVFRHNVSLCVLGASALNEDGISETVPGFAPVKRAMIQASERAVFLLDHSKFGRAHLDRVAAPRPGMTLCLDKAPPRTLNTAWIERGAEILVTRP, from the coding sequence ATGCGGAAAGCAGATCGACAGGATCGGATACTGGACGAATTACGGTGGAAACCCCATGTCCGGGCAAATGAACTGGCGGCGCGCTTCGGTGTGTCGACCGAAACGATCCGGCGAGACCTGAAAAGCCTCAGTGAGGCGGGGATGCTCGAACGGGCCTATGGCGGTGCCTCGCCGCTGGCACCGGGTGGCTGGCCAACTCTTGACCAACGCAAGCTGGAACGCGTTGACGAACGCGAGCAGGTGGCTGCGCTGGCGGAAACGATTGTGTCAGATGGCGATACGCTGATGGTTGATGCCGGCTCGTCGACACTTGCGTTCGCTCGGCAAATTGCGAGTTCGGGCAAGCGGCTTCGCATTCTAACAAACAGTTTGCAAGTGGCGGCTGTTGCGGGTCAATCGCCCAAGATCGATGTAAAGATCTGTCCCGGTGACTTTCTGGCGAGTGAGGCGGCAGCTATCGGGCCGGAAACCGTGGACTTCGTGTTTCGCCACAATGTCTCGCTATGTGTTCTCGGTGCCTCCGCATTGAATGAGGACGGAATTAGCGAAACGGTGCCCGGATTTGCCCCGGTCAAGCGCGCAATGATCCAGGCCTCGGAGCGAGCTGTGTTCTTGCTGGATCACAGCAAGTTTGGCCGAGCACATCTGGATAGAGTCGCAGCGCCTCGGCCCGGTATGACGCTTTGTTTGGATAAGGCCCCACCTCGCACGTTGAATACAGCATGGATTGAACGGGGTGCGGAAATACTGGTGACAAGACCCTGA